A genomic window from Nocardioides jiangxiensis includes:
- a CDS encoding DUF6230 family protein → MKRKTIRMRLAEAVRRRRAAAVERLHALRDTSDAMLLRAEEGPRRGTRKRAGVLALTAFAGLAGMFVAVSQDVLAVNFTTANSAYKVYTDKVSGLNAAGYINVQDLYGSTDKAVAQLGFKTATLNGLCAIAKQNLPVLGDVSLLVTAGEPVDGTLTNPTGQAIAAQQLYLASDNLSGTGDQIAKLTLGQSADTLMMDTIPFAGTPGAFGLQAQTLNVSNLDADSYGIDLQGQINLPNLKIRVLPGAKTKADCAS, encoded by the coding sequence ATGAAGCGCAAGACGATCCGGATGCGCCTGGCCGAGGCCGTACGCCGTCGGCGTGCTGCGGCGGTCGAGCGCCTGCACGCGCTGCGCGACACCTCCGACGCGATGCTGCTGCGCGCCGAGGAGGGGCCGCGCCGCGGTACCCGCAAGCGGGCGGGCGTGCTCGCCCTGACGGCGTTCGCCGGCCTGGCCGGCATGTTCGTCGCGGTCAGCCAGGACGTGCTCGCGGTGAACTTCACGACCGCCAACTCGGCCTACAAGGTCTACACGGACAAGGTCTCCGGCCTCAACGCCGCCGGCTACATCAACGTCCAGGACCTCTACGGCTCGACCGACAAGGCCGTCGCCCAGCTCGGCTTCAAGACCGCCACGCTCAACGGACTGTGCGCGATCGCGAAGCAGAACCTGCCGGTGCTCGGCGACGTCTCCCTGCTGGTCACGGCCGGGGAGCCGGTGGACGGCACCCTCACGAACCCGACGGGCCAGGCGATCGCGGCACAGCAGCTCTACCTCGCCTCCGACAACCTCTCGGGCACCGGTGACCAGATCGCCAAGCTCACCCTGGGCCAGTCCGCGGACACGCTGATGATGGACACGATCCCGTTCGCCGGCACCCCGGGCGCCTTCGGCCTGCAGGCCCAGACCCTCAACGTGTCCAACCTGGACGCCGACTCCTACGGCATCGACCTGCAGGGCCAGATCAACCTTCCCAACCTGAAGATCCGGGTGCTGCCCGGTGCCAAGACGAAGGCGGACTGCGCATCATGA
- a CDS encoding DUF6114 domain-containing protein, translating into MNQTRPSRIAALRHATYRYLKTRPTAGSLVLAAGAYFVLRPVVDSTFQFLAYLGTGGAQIYILGGGMLAAALVSFFMPAQRHFPALMAMAFSIASLPLANLGGWLIGMILGIAGSGMIFAWTPYSETQLAKIEEKRQRRLERRQGKQAKDPVAA; encoded by the coding sequence ATGAACCAGACCCGACCCTCGCGGATCGCGGCGCTCCGGCACGCGACCTACCGCTACCTCAAGACCCGCCCGACGGCGGGCAGCCTGGTCCTCGCGGCCGGTGCCTACTTCGTGCTGCGCCCGGTGGTGGACAGCACCTTCCAGTTCCTCGCGTACCTCGGCACCGGCGGAGCCCAGATCTACATCCTCGGCGGCGGCATGCTCGCGGCCGCGCTGGTGTCGTTCTTCATGCCGGCCCAGCGCCACTTCCCGGCCCTGATGGCGATGGCCTTCTCGATCGCCTCGCTGCCGCTGGCCAACCTCGGCGGGTGGCTGATCGGCATGATCCTCGGCATCGCGGGCAGCGGCATGATCTTCGCCTGGACGCCGTACTCGGAGACGCAGCTGGCGAAGATCGAGGAGAAGCGCCAACGTCGCCTCGAGCGCCGGCAGGGCAAGCAGGCCAAGGACCCGGTCGCGGCATGA
- a CDS encoding DUF6230 family protein, protein MKEKGMGRVRLGRFAAVTVPATVVSVGLGVAMLQGAVSASLSSTNPFKVTAASGSGSGVELSLRAAQAAASQTDSTAADKQSAFVTLTNGTVNQVCLAANQPTGLPIIPNIGLKIQLPGSVALGNSVDLNAQGVTTDATLKNVSVGVAQQELNHQSTVTQGANLGGFGIESGQSAGGAVGDTSNVALNNVNADVFQVNLASIGLTGVTLTPTTGTATC, encoded by the coding sequence ATGAAGGAAAAGGGTATGGGCCGCGTGCGGCTCGGCCGGTTCGCTGCTGTCACGGTGCCCGCCACCGTGGTGTCGGTCGGCCTGGGTGTCGCGATGCTCCAGGGCGCGGTCTCCGCGTCGCTGAGCTCGACGAACCCGTTCAAGGTCACCGCGGCGTCCGGCAGTGGCTCGGGCGTGGAGCTCTCGCTCCGTGCGGCCCAGGCCGCGGCGTCGCAGACGGACAGCACGGCTGCTGACAAGCAGTCGGCTTTCGTCACGCTGACCAACGGCACGGTCAACCAGGTGTGTCTCGCGGCGAACCAGCCGACGGGCCTGCCGATCATTCCGAACATCGGGCTGAAGATCCAGCTCCCGGGTTCGGTCGCGCTGGGCAACTCCGTGGACCTCAACGCCCAGGGCGTCACCACCGACGCGACGCTGAAGAACGTCAGCGTCGGTGTCGCGCAGCAGGAGCTCAACCACCAGTCGACGGTCACGCAGGGTGCCAACCTGGGTGGCTTCGGTATCGAGTCCGGCCAGTCGGCCGGCGGCGCGGTGGGCGACACCAGCAACGTCGCGCTCAACAACGTCAACGCCGACGTCTTCCAGGTCAACCTGGCGTCCATCGGCCTGACCGGCGTGACCCTCACGCCGACCACCGGTACGGCGACCTGCTGA
- the lepB gene encoding signal peptidase I, with amino-acid sequence MEPPLRTERGSAGHVVGWTALVAFLLALLTIIAALAFSVHVKGHSMEPTVHQGDRLLVQFWKRGDPRRFDLVEAQVGVAKTPVVKRIVGLPGDTVAVTFAKGEPVVTVTPAGSDTTYVVENPRWTEQVGDRIAPCCNADGTAGTAPTEVVVPADSYWLLGDNWGGSDDSRTYGFVKKADVGGVLNLRIQPLSRFGTVPNPARLVAQN; translated from the coding sequence ATGGAGCCACCCCTGCGCACCGAGCGCGGATCAGCCGGACACGTGGTCGGCTGGACCGCACTCGTCGCGTTTCTCCTTGCCCTGTTGACGATCATCGCCGCGCTCGCCTTCTCCGTGCACGTCAAGGGGCACTCGATGGAACCCACGGTCCACCAGGGTGACCGGCTGCTGGTCCAGTTCTGGAAGCGCGGCGACCCCCGGCGGTTCGATCTCGTCGAGGCGCAGGTCGGCGTCGCGAAGACCCCGGTGGTGAAGCGGATCGTCGGCCTTCCGGGCGACACCGTGGCCGTCACCTTCGCGAAGGGAGAGCCGGTCGTGACGGTCACGCCGGCAGGGAGCGACACGACGTACGTCGTGGAGAACCCGCGCTGGACCGAGCAGGTCGGCGACCGCATCGCGCCGTGCTGCAACGCCGACGGCACGGCGGGAACGGCGCCGACAGAGGTCGTCGTCCCGGCCGACTCCTACTGGCTGCTGGGCGACAACTGGGGCGGCTCCGACGACAGCCGGACCTACGGCTTCGTGAAGAAGGCCGATGTCGGCGGCGTCCTCAACCTCCGGATCCAGCCGCTCAGCCGGTTCGGCACGGTCCCCAACCCGGCACGCCTCGTCGCGCAGAACTGA